The Planktothrix agardhii NIES-204 genomic interval AAGCAAGCGGGCAAAGAAAATTGATCCACGACGATCATTGGTTGTCAGGGCTAATTTTGAGTCAAGTTCGCGCGTATTGAACAAGCTAGGGTTAAATAACCGTGAAACTGTGACTCTAAATTTTAGAGTTCCGCTACTTCTCTGTTTTGACAAGGAAACTGTTCTGTCTAGCGACGGATTAATTTTGATAGCTTCATCTGTTAAGGGTTACTCGTTCTTTCAGAAAGTGGGCCTGTGACAGAAAATTGTGTGGTTACTACTCCATTGTGCGGAATTTCAATCGCAGCTAATGTAGATGCGTGAGAAGAAAACTAGGTAAACAGTTTAGTAATACTTAAGTTTTTCTCTGGCCTAATCAATAACTACAGATCAATGTTCTGAAGTTTCAAACCTCAGACTTGATCAGTATATCAATCTATAAAAAAAGGCAATTAGCCAATTTTATCAGAAAAATTTTTTGTTAACCCTTAGATCAATATTAAATTAGGAGGTGAGTGTTAGAATGACACCCAGTAAATACTCTCGGTTTATTCACTTTTTGCAGGAAGAATTATCCCTATCTGCGGATTCAATTGCCATGGCAGAAAGAGCCAATCATCCCACGAACTCTCAACATAAATATCAAGATCCCAGTCCCGTATCTATGACTCTGTTGCAATACGGTTTAGTTACCTTAGAGCAGTTAGATAGAATTTTTGACTGGTTAGAAACGGCTTAAAATCTCGATTTTTAAGAACAAAATTATAAGTAGGGCTTGCTGAATAAGTAACAGAAAATGACACAAATTACTACAAATGAATTACCCCAAACCTTGCAAACTCTATTGATAGAGGTTGAACGTACCAAAACCCCTCTAACTGTTATCCATGAAGGGCAACCATTAGTAATTTAAGCAATATTCTATATTCATGTAGGCGATCGCTTTTTTTAAGACTGCGATCGCTCTCCCTACAATGATCACATTGATATAATGGAAACTGGTGATATAATAAATTAAGTAATTCTGGAATCGCCATGGCTAAACTTCAGATTGAAAACTTGCCTGATGAACTATATAGTCAGATTGAGTTTCTTGCCTCAGAGAAAAATTTTACTCTTAATGAAGCAGTTATTCATCTGTTGACGCAATCCTTATCATTTGAGCCTGACAAAGTAATGATAAATCGGACGCAAGAGAACCAACCTATGTTAGCAATTCTACAAAGAATTCGTAATCGTCCGAGAGTTAACCCCAGGGATTTTGGATTAACAGATAGCACTATTTTAATTCAAGAGGATCGCAATAGATGACCGTTAGTTTACGATGCGTAATTGATACAAATATTTGTATTAAGTTATTTGTTGCTGATCTATTGACCTCTAAAGTTAATCAACTATTTACTCATCTTGATGATCCTTCTGTTGAGTTTTTTGTACCTGATCTTTTTTATATTGAATGTGCTAATGTTCTCTGGAAGTATGTACGCGCTAACCTCTACACGGCTGAACAGGTTAAAGCCGATTTAAGTGACTTAAAAGCGCTACGATTTCAAGTCATTTCAACAAAAGATCTAATCAGTAACGCTGTTCAAATTGGTTTGGACTATGGGATTACAGCTTATGATGGCTGTTATGTAGCACTTTCAGAACAAGTTAAAGCGCCGTTGCTAACTCTGGATGAACGGTTAGTAAATTCTTTGACAGGTAGCAGGTTTGATGTGAGACTTTTTACAACTTTTTCTCTAAAATGATCACATTGATATCTGGTGATATAATAAATTAAGTAATTCTGGGATCGCCATGGCTAAAATTCAGATTGAAAACTTACCCAACGACTTCAAAAAAAATCTCTCTGAGTTATTGTCCCGTGTAGAACTTGGAGAAGAAATTATTATTTCCAATCAAGGGGTGGCGATCGCTAAGTTAATTCCGTTTCGTCCTTCATCCAATCGACGGGCGAGTTTAGGGCAAGATCAAGGTAAATTTATCATACCAGATGACTTTAATGAACCGTTACCCCAAGAAATTTTGGCAGCATTTGAAGGAAATGAACAGTGAAATTATTGTTGGATACCCAATGCTGGTTATGGTGGTTTGCCCAACCTGAGCGATTAAATCAGGAAGTGATCGCACAGATTGCCGATGAAAGTAATGAATTATGGTTTTCTGTTGCTAGTGTTTGGGAAATTGGGATTAAAGTTGCGATCAGAAAATTACCATTACCAGAGCCAATAGATACCTACATTTCTAGTCGTATGGTGCAGTTAGATATGCGATATTTGGAAATCACAGCACCTCATGCACTGCGATCATCTGCGTTACCATTACATCATCGAGATCCCTTTGATCGTATGTTGATTGCTCAGGCTCAGATTGAGGATATGACGCTGGTAAGTGCTGATTCAATGTTCAAGCAATACAGCGATATTTCTGTTCTTTGGGCTGCTAATTAATGTTGGATAGCTGCTCTTTTTGTAAGAGTGCGATCGCTCCTTTTTTAAGAATGCGATCGCTCTCCCTAAAATCATCACATTGAAGTGCGATCGCTCTTGATTTTAAGAAGGCGATCGCTTTCCTTAAAATTATTACAATAAAGTGCGATCGCTCTTTATTTTAAGAAGGCGATCAATTAGATTTATCAAGTAAATCAAAAAAGGCAGGATAGACGATTTACCTACCCTACCTAATTTTGTACTGACTAAGGATTTAATTAGACAGAAATGCCATCTCCTCCAAGTGCTGCAACAGTCGTGGCTCCTATTTTTGCACCAACAGCGGCTCCTGCTGGGCCTGCAACTACCCAACCAATAGCTCCAGCTACGGCGGCTCCTGCAAGACCTTTTCCCACAGCCTTTGCTCCCGTAAGTAGAGCAACCTCTCCTGCCTTTTTCAAAAGTGGAATCCAGTAATCGTCTCTCATCATTTCATCTCCCAGCAATATAATTATCGATTTAGATTGTAACTTCGATCTAAATGGAGGGTATAAGACGACAAGCGTTTAATCCCAAAATTTAGTTAGGTAGTAATACTTTTTATATGATGATTGAGAAATCTGATGTTTGTCTAGGTCAAAAATGTCCTATTTTGTCAACAACTTTTACTGTCTTTCCAACTATTTAATCTAGTTTTATACAAAAATATACAAAATTGTCTAAAAAAGTCCGCTAATGTGCGCTATAATACACAAAACTCTCCTATCTCCTAGCCGTAATGAACCTTAAAGAAATGTTAAAAGTGGCTGATGATATAGTATTTGCTAAAACTGGTAAGCATCTTGATGATTTAGAGGAAGCGGTATTGCGGGGAACACTGGAACATGATACATACAAACAAATTGCTAAGGATTTTGATTGTTCGGTGAGTAATGTGAGAAATGCAGGATCAAAATTATGGAAAATTCTTGCAAAAGAGTTAGGGGAAGATGTTAATAAATCTAATTTTAAATCTGCAATGGAGAGGTTACAAAATGCTAATCTTTTTAACTTTGCACAAGATGTCGTAGTTAGTGGTAGTTTTAATATTTGTGGAGAAAGTAGACATCCGCCAGATACACCAAACCCACATCAGCAAAATGAGAATATTTCTCAGTCAGAATCAATTGAAACTCTGCATAATGATTTAAGCGAAATGCCTGATTTGGGTGCTTTTTATAATCGCATCCCTGAATTATCAACCTTGACAAATTGGATTTTACAACAACGCTGTCGCTTGATTGCAATTACGGGTATTAGTGGTATTGGTAAAACAGCGTTAACGGTGCAATTGGTTCAACAAATTAAGGATGAATTTGAGTATGTAATTTGGTGTGATTTTGACTCATTGCCGATTTTAGCCGAATTTCAAAGTAATTTGATTCGGATAATTTCTCAGTCTGAACAGTTAGATTTATCGGCAAATAATCAGAAATTTTTACCTCTAATTAAATATTTACAAAAGTATCGGTGTTTAGTGGTTTTAGATAACATTCAAAATCTTTTTAGTAGTGGGGAATTAGCGGGAAAATATAAACCAGAATATCAAGATTATCGCACTTTATTTAAACAAATTAAAGAATTATCTCATCAAAGTTGTGTTGTGTTAATTGGTTGGGAACAACCTAGAATTATAACTGAGGTTAAAAGCGAAAATTCTCTAATTCGGACATTACGACTGACGGGTTTGGATATTGTGGCTGCGCGGGAAATATTTAGAGATAATGGGTTAACAGAAATTGATAACTGGGATGCCATTATTCAACGCTATCAGGGGAATCCCTTCTGGTTAAACAGTATAGCAAATTTGATGCAGGATTTGGGAGAATGTGAAATTAAGGTATTAATTAATGATACTCTATTGTTACCTGAAGACGTTAAAGATAGTTTACAGCAACAGTGCGATCGCTTATCGGAAATAGAAAAACAAGTGCTATCTTTATTGGCGAAGGAAAACGATCCGGTTAATTTAGTTAAATTGTTAGAAAATAGTAAAATTAATTCATCGGATTTAATTAATGCTCTACAGTCTTTATTAAAACGTTGTTTAATTGAACAACAAGGGAATTTTTATACTGTTTTACCTTTAATTAAGCAATATATAACGAGTACAAATTAGTTTTAAATAATTTAGTGGTTGATGGGTATCTCACGGATATTTCCATAAATTGAGTTCTGATATAAACCGATAATCTCGTTGGTTTTTACTCAGTAGGGGAATTTTGTACTCAATAGCTGTGGCAGAAATTAGAGCGTCTGGTATTAAGAGTCCATGACTAAGATAGTAATAATTAATCAGTTGTTCTGCTCTAACAGATATCTGTTGGTTTAGTTGGAGGATAATAAACTGTTTAAGGAATTTTTCTAAAGATTCTAATTCTCTTTTATTACGACATCCAACCATTAATTCTAATTTAGTAATTATACTAATTGTTAGCAATGATTTTTGCGATTCTTGCACAAGAAGTTCTTGAGCAATTATGTCGTTATTTGCGAAATCAATTAAAATATCTGTATCAATTAGAATAGATTCCATGTTACTGATGCCAATGTTGTTGTCGGATATTTCTCACCCATTGGGTACTATTTTGAGTCTCTGGGCGATCGCTCCACATTCCAATAAAAGGTTGATCTTCTAATTGCAGAGAATTAATCGGTGGCTTTTTTTCTATTTCATACCGTCTTTTTAAAACAGCGACCAGATCAGCAATAATTTCTTGAGCTTCTTCTGGTAGTTCTTGAATATCTATCAGTAGTTGTTCAGAAGAAAAGAGAGTCATATTAATTTTCGGGAAAATACAATGATTTGATGTTTAGATGATATTATAACAAATATAACCGATCACCATCGTTGTCAAATCAGATCCGGCGATCGCTCGATATTTCAGTTACTCTCTATCATGTATAGCAGAATCCCTTGGGCGATCGCTTGAGCCATGCGACAGCGTTGAGCCGGATCACGTAACATAGAGACTCAACAGCTTATCGGGTGAAAACTATCGGTGAATCTTTACCGCATAAATTCAGAAGCGACAATCATAGTGCCTATACCTGAATCAGTGAAGACTTCTTGTAATAAAGCATGGGGAACACGACCATCTAAAATATGAGCAGCCCGCACACCTTGGGCTAAACTTCTGACACAACAATTAACTTTAGGAATCATACCCCCGGAAACAATTCCTTGATCAATTAATTGTCGGGCTTCCTGAATATTAACTTGTGCAATTAAGGTATCAGGATTATGATAATCCTCCAAAATTCCGGCTGTATCTGTTAACAGAATTAACTTTTCAGCACCCAAGGCGGCCGCAATTTCCCCGGCGACCGTATCGGCATTCATATTATAAGCCTGTCCATCTTCATCCGTTGCCACACTAGAAACTACGGGAATATAACCACTACTTACCAAAGACTCTAAAAGTTTAGTATTGACACTACTGACTTCTCCCACAAAACCAATATCGGCTTGACCTTCGGGACGAGCTTTAATTAAGTTAGCATCCTTGCCACATAAGCCAACAGCTTCCCCTCCCGCCTGGTTAATCAGAGAAACAATTTCCTTATTCACCCGACCCACTAACACCATTTCCACTACATCCATCGTTGCAGCATCGGTGACTCGCAACCCATTTTTAAATTGAGGCTCAATTCCCAATTTAATCAACCAACTATTAATTTCTGGGCCACCGCCATGAACCACCACCACCCGAATTCCGACAAAAGATAGTAACACAATATCCTGCATCACCTTATCTTTGAGGCTACTATCTTTCATCGCAGCCCCCCCATATTTCACCACAATCGTGCGATTAGAAAACTTTTGAATATAGGGGAGAGCTTCACTGAGAATTTTAGCACGAACTGCTGTATCTGCTTGGTCAAAATCGCTATGTTTAAGCATATAAGTTTCGGTGAGAGCGTGTAGAAGCGAGTTCCCTGAGATCTTTGTGAATTAACCCAACTCTCAAGCAAACCCGCCCCTAAGATTTTAGTTGATTTGAGGTTTCCAGAAATGCCCACCAGCGATTAAGCGGCAGATAGATGACAGGAGCCCACAAACTACTCAAAATTGCTGTGGACAGTGCTACCCGTTGTTGATGTCGGAATAATTCATCTAAAGCCGAATATCCAAAACTGTTCAATTGAAAACCTCGGATAGCTTCTACCAAAATCGCCATTCCAAAAACAATCACAGCGACGGAAATAAAATCCTCTTGAATTTTTTTAATAATTCGTTTATACATCACTACAGTTAAAAGACTAACAATCACCAAGGAAATAATATGGGAAGGAGAAGAAACTGTTAATCCATCTAAAATCAACCCACAGCATAAACCCCCGACCATAGCCTGTAAAAAAGATCGTTTAATACTCCAAGTCACCAGCCAAATTAACACCCAATTCGGGGTAATTCCAAAGAGTTCTAACCCAGGAATCCGAACCAAGGATAACCAAATACAAACCATTAAAGAAATAATGGTAATCATCAAATTTAAAACTTGATAAAGCTGAAAAAACATATTTATTGTACGGATTACTGATCACTGATTACTGACTACTGTTGACTGGTTTTTGATTCGGATAAATAATCACCCATTCCACAGAAGAAACAGAAGCAAAAAACTCAACAATTGCTTCGGGGGATGGGGCTTTATTCATATCTACAGAAACGACTTTACCAATGGGCAAACCTTCAGGGACAAGCTGGCTATAACTAGAAGTAACAACCACATCTCCCACCTTGACTTTAGGATCACTTTCAAAAAATTCCATGATTCCTTGTTCGGTCGAATTTCCCTTGAGAAATCCCATATTGCGACTGCGACTAATTGTCACCCCAATCCGACTCATCGGATCACTCAAAAGCATCACCTTACTGGTACTAGGTGTCACGCTCATCACCCGTCCAATTAATCCCCCAGGAGCCACCACTAAATCCTGATTCCGAACCCCCTGCTGACTCCCACGACCAATAATAATTTGTTTCCACCAAGAATCAGCACTGCGACCAATCACAGGAGCCACAATTCCCTTACCCTGTTTTTTAGAAGCGACATAATTTAAAATATCCTGAAACTTTTGATTTTGGTTTTTCAGTTCTTGAATTTGAGCTTCTAACTGATTAATTCGAGGATCAATTTGTCGAACAATTTTTTCCTGTTCCATTACTGTTGATGTCGATAAATGAAACGGACGAGTTACCCAATAATACATTTCATATAAAGCAGCCCCTTGAGTTTGTCGCACTAACCAAGCGGCTAAAATTGCCAAACCCAGTAAAAAAAATTGATTCCGACTGCGACTCCACCAACTGCGTGTTTGCATACCGATTAAAATTAACTGTGAAAATAATTAATAATTGATAATTGTTTTTTTCAGGGTCAATTACCAATTATCAATTGTTACAGATTTCGGGAACCCCCAGTAAAAACCCGTTCTAACTGTTTGAAATTTTCTAATACCCGACCTGTGCCCAATACCACACAACACAGAGGGTCAGCCGCAATATGGGTAATAATTCCGGTTTCGTGGCTAATCAAGGCGTCGATACCCTTGAGTAAGGCTCCTCCACCCGCCAACATAATTCCCCGGTCAATGATATCCGCAGCCAGTTCTGGAGGAGTGCGTTCTAAAGTGCGTTTGACCGAATCAATAATAACCGATAAAGGTTCAACCATACTTTCGCGCACCTCCGTGGATTTAATGGTAACGGTGCGAGGTAAACCAGATAATAAATGAATCCC includes:
- a CDS encoding hypothetical protein (conserved hypothetical protein); the protein is MAKLQIENLPDELYSQIEFLASEKNFTLNEAVIHLLTQSLSFEPDKVMINRTQENQPMLAILQRIRNRPRVNPRDFGLTDSTILIQEDRNR
- a CDS encoding hypothetical protein (conserved hypothetical protein), coding for MTVSLRCVIDTNICIKLFVADLLTSKVNQLFTHLDDPSVEFFVPDLFYIECANVLWKYVRANLYTAEQVKADLSDLKALRFQVISTKDLISNAVQIGLDYGITAYDGCYVALSEQVKAPLLTLDERLVNSLTGSRFDVRLFTTFSLK
- a CDS encoding prevent-host-death family protein — its product is MAKIQIENLPNDFKKNLSELLSRVELGEEIIISNQGVAIAKLIPFRPSSNRRASLGQDQGKFIIPDDFNEPLPQEILAAFEGNEQ
- a CDS encoding PilT protein domain protein, with product MKLLLDTQCWLWWFAQPERLNQEVIAQIADESNELWFSVASVWEIGIKVAIRKLPLPEPIDTYISSRMVQLDMRYLEITAPHALRSSALPLHHRDPFDRMLIAQAQIEDMTLVSADSMFKQYSDISVLWAAN
- a CDS encoding ATPase, with product MNLKEMLKVADDIVFAKTGKHLDDLEEAVLRGTLEHDTYKQIAKDFDCSVSNVRNAGSKLWKILAKELGEDVNKSNFKSAMERLQNANLFNFAQDVVVSGSFNICGESRHPPDTPNPHQQNENISQSESIETLHNDLSEMPDLGAFYNRIPELSTLTNWILQQRCRLIAITGISGIGKTALTVQLVQQIKDEFEYVIWCDFDSLPILAEFQSNLIRIISQSEQLDLSANNQKFLPLIKYLQKYRCLVVLDNIQNLFSSGELAGKYKPEYQDYRTLFKQIKELSHQSCVVLIGWEQPRIITEVKSENSLIRTLRLTGLDIVAAREIFRDNGLTEIDNWDAIIQRYQGNPFWLNSIANLMQDLGECEIKVLINDTLLLPEDVKDSLQQQCDRLSEIEKQVLSLLAKENDPVNLVKLLENSKINSSDLINALQSLLKRCLIEQQGNFYTVLPLIKQYITSTN
- the argB gene encoding acetylglutamate kinase, which encodes MLKHSDFDQADTAVRAKILSEALPYIQKFSNRTIVVKYGGAAMKDSSLKDKVMQDIVLLSFVGIRVVVVHGGGPEINSWLIKLGIEPQFKNGLRVTDAATMDVVEMVLVGRVNKEIVSLINQAGGEAVGLCGKDANLIKARPEGQADIGFVGEVSSVNTKLLESLVSSGYIPVVSSVATDEDGQAYNMNADTVAGEIAAALGAEKLILLTDTAGILEDYHNPDTLIAQVNIQEARQLIDQGIVSGGMIPKVNCCVRSLAQGVRAAHILDGRVPHALLQEVFTDSGIGTMIVASEFMR
- the mreD gene encoding rod shape-determining protein translates to MFFQLYQVLNLMITIISLMVCIWLSLVRIPGLELFGITPNWVLIWLVTWSIKRSFLQAMVGGLCCGLILDGLTVSSPSHIISLVIVSLLTVVMYKRIIKKIQEDFISVAVIVFGMAILVEAIRGFQLNSFGYSALDELFRHQQRVALSTAILSSLWAPVIYLPLNRWWAFLETSNQLKS
- the mreC gene encoding rod shape-determining protein, which translates into the protein MQTRSWWSRSRNQFFLLGLAILAAWLVRQTQGAALYEMYYWVTRPFHLSTSTVMEQEKIVRQIDPRINQLEAQIQELKNQNQKFQDILNYVASKKQGKGIVAPVIGRSADSWWKQIIIGRGSQQGVRNQDLVVAPGGLIGRVMSVTPSTSKVMLLSDPMSRIGVTISRSRNMGFLKGNSTEQGIMEFFESDPKVKVGDVVVTSSYSQLVPEGLPIGKVVSVDMNKAPSPEAIVEFFASVSSVEWVIIYPNQKPVNSSQ